The following are encoded in a window of Magnetococcales bacterium genomic DNA:
- the nrfD gene encoding polysulfide reductase NrfD yields the protein MFLTAMWGGWGYARQLRHGLTVTGMSDQITWGLYIGNFTFLVGLAAAAVVLLVMAHVFCHAGMDQVIVLGEAMALTAVGMALLFVVADLGQPWRIWHALPLLGWLNFPQSIMAWDIVVLVLYGVASLALGYRMLRGGDLSTVGRQPDHLAWPWVGIVLLLGLSIHTVTAFLLAANPARPLWHSAALAPRFLASAFASGAGLLIMLLLGLQRSKWLHCPAGVLPALTRVMVFSLLLELFFMGAEFFVLFYRPTGASAAAQWLFFAQNSFFTVWIRAAWTCMAVATLLLLAPGVRHRRPILFLAASLTCVGVWMEKGLGLIVPGFVPTPLGEVATYAPTWTEIQVTLGIWAVGAICLTLMIQGLARHQGTKARQSPRH from the coding sequence TTGTTTTTGACCGCAATGTGGGGCGGCTGGGGGTATGCCCGGCAGTTGCGCCACGGCCTGACGGTGACCGGCATGTCCGATCAGATCACCTGGGGCCTCTATATCGGCAATTTCACTTTTTTGGTGGGTTTGGCAGCGGCGGCGGTGGTTTTGCTCGTCATGGCCCATGTTTTTTGCCATGCCGGGATGGATCAGGTGATTGTGCTGGGGGAGGCAATGGCTCTCACGGCTGTAGGCATGGCCTTGTTGTTTGTGGTAGCCGATCTGGGACAACCTTGGCGTATTTGGCATGCCTTGCCACTTTTGGGTTGGCTCAACTTTCCGCAGTCGATCATGGCCTGGGATATCGTGGTTCTTGTTCTGTACGGGGTTGCCAGCCTGGCATTGGGGTACCGAATGTTGCGCGGGGGAGACCTTTCGACCGTCGGACGACAGCCTGATCATCTGGCTTGGCCATGGGTCGGAATCGTTTTGCTCTTGGGCCTCTCCATCCATACCGTGACCGCCTTTTTGTTGGCTGCCAACCCTGCTCGTCCCCTGTGGCACAGCGCCGCTTTGGCGCCGCGTTTCCTGGCCTCGGCTTTTGCTTCCGGGGCGGGGTTGCTGATCATGCTCCTTTTGGGTTTACAGCGGTCGAAGTGGTTGCATTGTCCAGCCGGGGTTCTCCCTGCCTTGACCCGGGTCATGGTTTTTTCGCTTTTGTTGGAGCTGTTTTTCATGGGGGCGGAGTTTTTTGTCCTGTTTTATCGGCCAACTGGTGCGTCAGCTGCGGCGCAATGGCTTTTTTTTGCCCAAAACAGCTTTTTTACTGTTTGGATCCGCGCGGCATGGACCTGTATGGCCGTGGCAACTTTGCTGCTGCTGGCGCCGGGCGTGCGACACCGCCGACCGATTCTATTCCTGGCCGCCTCTTTGACCTGTGTGGGGGTGTGGATGGAAAAAGGGCTGGGCTTGATCGTTCCCGGGTTTGTACCGACTCCGCTCGGCGAAGTGGCAACCTATGCGCCTACGTGGACGGAGATCCAGGTTACGCTGGGGATATGGGCCGTGGGGGCGATATGCCTGACGCTCATGATCCAAGGGTTGGCCCGGCACCAGGGGACAAAAGCCCGGCAATCCCCCAGGCACTGA
- a CDS encoding response regulator, whose amino-acid sequence MKTLIVDDQPVIRKILERILSRFGSCDFAAHGLEAVEAFQNALRVGKPYDLVCMDIEMPVMDGHHALSRIREIEERSCRANSSRAVIFMISTLDSDAHISRALFGEGCNDYITKPFSETKIVLKLGEHGLA is encoded by the coding sequence ATGAAAACACTGATCGTCGATGATCAACCCGTCATTCGCAAAATTTTGGAAAGGATTCTGTCCAGATTCGGTTCCTGCGATTTTGCCGCTCATGGTCTTGAGGCCGTCGAGGCATTCCAAAATGCCCTGAGGGTCGGCAAACCCTACGATCTGGTCTGCATGGACATCGAAATGCCCGTCATGGACGGTCATCATGCGCTGTCCCGCATCAGGGAGATCGAGGAGCGAAGCTGTAGGGCCAACAGCTCGCGAGCAGTCATTTTCATGATCAGCACCCTGGACTCCGATGCACATATCTCTCGGGCTCTCTTCGGGGAGGGCTGCAACGATTATATAACCAAGCCATTTTCGGAAACCAAAATCGTTCTGAAACTGGGCGAACACGGTTTGGCGTGA
- a CDS encoding HlyD family type I secretion periplasmic adaptor subunit, which translates to MTKNKLTRYLSEALILEESEFSWRFRLALLGSVAVFIVSVLIASNTQVNEAIMAHGQFRPQSFIHKIQPSEGGIVDEIHVQEGDAVEKGKLLLRLKNAATAANQEQMEGRLAGLLARAARLTAFLNGTPADFSAIVTNRKDLIRDQAALLHVQNQSRQASHWVFTTQEGQKQAEIAQIEEEIKNARSRAGVNESLLTLQEKLAKKNLVSRMKELEAQRTLLTSTGEIQGLEVRLNKARSSLQEVTLRRKVFEDDLQTQASRELSEVHNEIAQTRETLAKLTDRSKRLEIFSPTSGRIQNLRFRSIGAVVGVGDLLMEIIPKGDDLILELNITPRDIGFVHPDQEVVIRVTSFDFDRFGTIAGTLTSVSPFTYMDAGKQAYYKGTVRPKSRTVDHAGQQYFILPGMWADAEIVTGSRSLLNYLLKPLI; encoded by the coding sequence ATGACCAAAAACAAATTGACCCGCTATCTTTCCGAAGCCCTGATCCTGGAAGAGAGCGAATTTTCCTGGAGATTTCGCTTGGCCTTGCTGGGCAGCGTGGCGGTTTTCATCGTGTCCGTCCTGATTGCTTCCAACACTCAGGTCAACGAGGCCATCATGGCGCATGGCCAGTTCCGTCCCCAAAGTTTCATCCACAAGATACAACCCTCCGAGGGGGGGATCGTTGATGAAATCCATGTGCAGGAGGGAGATGCGGTCGAGAAAGGCAAGCTGCTGTTGCGATTGAAAAATGCCGCCACTGCCGCCAATCAGGAACAAATGGAAGGACGTTTGGCGGGGTTGTTGGCCCGTGCTGCCCGCCTGACGGCCTTCCTGAATGGAACACCAGCCGATTTTTCCGCCATCGTGACCAACAGGAAAGATCTGATCCGGGATCAGGCCGCTTTGCTGCACGTCCAGAACCAATCCCGTCAGGCCAGCCATTGGGTCTTCACCACCCAGGAAGGACAAAAACAAGCTGAAATCGCCCAAATCGAGGAAGAGATCAAAAATGCCCGCAGCCGTGCCGGTGTCAATGAATCCCTGCTCACGCTGCAAGAGAAACTGGCGAAAAAAAATCTCGTCTCCCGCATGAAAGAGTTGGAAGCCCAACGAACCCTGTTGACAAGTACAGGGGAAATTCAGGGGTTGGAGGTGCGCCTCAACAAAGCCCGCTCCTCCCTGCAGGAAGTCACCCTGAGACGCAAGGTCTTTGAGGACGATCTCCAAACCCAGGCATCACGAGAGTTGAGCGAAGTCCATAACGAGATTGCACAAACCCGTGAAACCCTGGCCAAACTGACCGACCGCAGCAAGCGCCTGGAGATATTCTCTCCCACCTCTGGACGCATCCAAAACCTGCGCTTTCGCTCCATCGGCGCCGTGGTTGGCGTGGGGGATCTGTTGATGGAGATCATCCCCAAGGGTGACGATCTCATCCTTGAACTGAACATCACACCCCGGGACATCGGCTTTGTACACCCGGATCAGGAGGTGGTGATCCGGGTCACGAGCTTTGACTTTGATCGATTTGGCACCATCGCAGGCACCCTGACCTCCGTCTCGCCGTTCACCTATATGGATGCGGGCAAACAGGCTTACTATAAAGGTACAGTCCGCCCGAAAAGCCGCACCGTGGACCATGCCGGGCAGCAATATTTCATCCTTCCCGGTATGTGGGCAGATGCCGAAATCGTTACAGGCAGCCGGTCGCTGTTGAATTATCTCCTGAAACCGTTGATTTAG
- a CDS encoding DegQ family serine endoprotease, with protein sequence MNRDGQGQASRCKSLAWALCASLLAIMPATARAGFWPTEVAGSPMPSLAPMLEKVMPSVVNIHTSTRLQVSDHPLLSDPLFRNFFDLPNARTQPREQIQRSLGSGVLMDAAKGYVLTNNHVIKDAQEITITLMDGRNLQAQKVGQDSETDIAVVRIPAERLTALDIGDSDALRVGDFVVAIGNPFGLGSTVTSGIVSAMGRNGLGIEGYEDFIQTDASINPGNSGGALVNLRGELVGINTAILAKGGGNVGIGFAIPVNMVRKIMAQLIDNGEVRRGLLGVQSQDLTPDLATAFGLDRVGGAVVGNVVSDSGAAKAGLRRGDVIIEVNGREVRNAASLRNMIGLVRMGDEVQIKYMRDGKIHEAKAVVSMPEVLRMEGKTANPLLDGALLAIKPGKNEENESILVATVREGSPAWRIGLRPEDHILSVNRQVVKSFEDLTTAAARSHRQLLLNIERGGQGMFILVR encoded by the coding sequence ATGAACAGAGATGGCCAAGGTCAAGCCTCCCGATGCAAATCGCTGGCATGGGCGCTGTGTGCATCATTGCTGGCGATCATGCCCGCCACTGCCAGGGCGGGGTTTTGGCCAACCGAGGTCGCCGGATCACCCATGCCCAGTCTGGCCCCCATGTTGGAAAAGGTGATGCCCTCGGTGGTCAACATTCACACCAGCACACGCCTCCAGGTCTCCGATCATCCGTTGTTGAGCGACCCCCTGTTTCGCAATTTTTTTGATCTGCCGAACGCCCGGACCCAACCCCGTGAACAAATTCAGCGCAGCCTGGGTTCCGGCGTGTTGATGGATGCCGCCAAAGGCTACGTCCTGACCAACAATCATGTCATCAAAGATGCTCAGGAGATCACCATCACCCTGATGGATGGCCGCAACCTGCAAGCCCAGAAGGTTGGCCAGGATTCTGAAACCGACATTGCCGTCGTCCGCATCCCGGCGGAACGTTTGACGGCCCTCGACATTGGGGATTCAGACGCTTTGCGGGTAGGGGATTTTGTCGTGGCCATCGGCAACCCGTTTGGTCTGGGATCCACCGTGACCTCCGGTATCGTCAGCGCCATGGGTCGCAATGGTTTAGGCATCGAGGGATACGAGGATTTCATCCAGACAGACGCCTCCATCAACCCGGGCAACTCGGGCGGCGCCCTGGTCAACCTCCGTGGCGAGCTCGTGGGCATCAACACCGCCATCCTGGCCAAGGGGGGTGGCAACGTTGGCATCGGCTTCGCGATTCCCGTCAATATGGTACGTAAAATCATGGCACAACTCATCGACAACGGTGAGGTGCGCCGTGGCCTGTTGGGTGTACAATCCCAGGACTTGACCCCGGATTTGGCCACGGCTTTTGGACTGGATCGCGTTGGTGGCGCCGTCGTTGGCAACGTAGTCTCCGACTCCGGCGCGGCAAAAGCCGGTCTGCGCCGTGGTGATGTCATCATCGAAGTCAATGGCCGCGAGGTTCGCAACGCCGCCTCCTTGCGCAACATGATCGGTCTGGTTCGGATGGGTGATGAGGTCCAGATCAAGTACATGCGCGATGGCAAAATTCACGAAGCCAAGGCCGTGGTATCCATGCCTGAAGTTCTGCGCATGGAAGGAAAAACGGCCAATCCACTCCTGGATGGCGCTTTGCTGGCAATCAAACCAGGCAAAAATGAGGAGAACGAAAGCATCCTCGTAGCCACCGTCCGGGAAGGATCCCCCGCCTGGCGCATCGGCCTGCGCCCCGAAGATCACATCCTCTCCGTCAACCGCCAGGTGGTCAAAAGCTTCGAGGATTTAACCACCGCCGCAGCCCGTAGCCACCGACAACTGTTGCTGAACATAGAACGTGGTGGACAGGGGATGTTCATTCTGGTACGCTGA
- a CDS encoding NUDIX hydrolase, with the protein MFKPETPFLTVDVIVELTDRPERPIVLIQRRNPPYGWAIPGGFVERGERLEQAALREIQEEISLRVRLRCLLGVYSDPARDPRMHTCTPVYVGEGEGIPQAADDAKGLGIFALPDWPAELAFDHAQILTDYRRFRETGLVAPLWRG; encoded by the coding sequence ATGTTCAAACCCGAAACGCCCTTTCTGACAGTCGATGTCATCGTTGAACTCACGGATCGGCCAGAGCGACCAATCGTGTTGATCCAAAGGCGTAATCCCCCTTACGGATGGGCCATTCCCGGCGGTTTCGTGGAGCGTGGCGAACGCCTCGAACAGGCCGCATTGCGGGAAATTCAGGAGGAGATTTCCCTGCGGGTCCGGTTACGATGCTTGCTGGGTGTCTACTCCGACCCGGCACGGGATCCCAGGATGCACACCTGCACACCTGTCTATGTGGGCGAGGGAGAAGGGATCCCCCAGGCCGCCGACGATGCCAAAGGCCTGGGCATCTTTGCCTTGCCGGATTGGCCTGCCGAATTGGCCTTCGACCATGCACAAATCTTGACAGATTATCGCCGTTTTCGCGAGACTGGGCTGGTCGCGCCGTTGTGGCGGGGGTGA
- a CDS encoding ATP-binding cassette domain-containing protein, translated as MKKAIQEDTIKLGSFSGLWIPGVTSFIINLLGLLVPLALIQVYNRILPNHATQTLSLLVLGVLVALVVEAALRSVRAYHMGWMGARFEHQVSCNSFRRLLYAAPEEIEKADGSKFMEGMNAINQVGELYSGQALMALFDLPFLVMYLFLVYLLAGPLALVPLGALILISVPSAYVGFSLKKTLKQDMDQKQRRYSFITETLDRIHSVKALAMESLLLRRHEMLLIKGLRQTYDLIFLGAIMPAFSSFTAQGMTAMVIAFGAIQVIDGDLTTGGLAACTMLAGRSLQPIQALVAGWTRLQAIRMARQEVNALLTIPQRENLAEHASGEPLSGAIQLQNISFEVTKNTGWQKPGEPPPPVHKTAILTDISLTIDPGECIGIVGDSGSGKSTFLKLITGAAQPTQGTVRIDSREVHLLPQHLSAQIGYIPQKGTLFNGTILQNLTMFDDTRQSVALTMAARLGLDAVVARMPKGYHTVVGDGAQDTLPAGVQQRIVIARILAREPKILLFDEANMAIDSAGDNLLRTCLENMKGECSIILISQRPSLLRMADRVFRLQGGTLHLLEDLMDAFRVEKPSPTLAKPVAHPVVDPGQGPEETLPQTKHADALALLEQRRSLSQEQQWQLFLDQMHVQTPFSRCLKGLLTAMSWKGTARQLAESVPHLSEKLDLTNFCSIMANLHHVYREARGKLESIDPRLMPFLFVSNKGRVVVALGRPESGATEVIDGDDGERKVVHHLGAGRAYLFSLPGAEAITIGSWVRSQLQRFQPLIWTIMGITILGNIMGSMTPLFVMAVYGQIIPSGAKSMALVLLVGLLLALLVDVAVRVQRVRLMAYIGSKAERTLSSGILDRILALPAAYTERVSVGVQVARIRTLEVIREMLTGPLAYLYYDAPTSLFYMIVLGIINPSVIFFMLLLILGLVLVGFIIFPVMRVRSSLSTRLGSHRQAFLTEALHRLPTIQGVHAQEVWYDRYRDLSGKATLANFRLNQVTALLGTMSQTITMAAALGVMSMTAQGVMEGKLTSGAVMAAMLLTWRIFGPVQTTFLGIAKMVQVFNSMTQTDRLMEIKGEREIGAIAPMGRTFQGEVVFNRVSFRYRNDADPALIGVSFRVPAGSVVTVIGANGSGKSTLLKMILGLYTPQAGSILIDNGDIRQTDPLELRQGISYLPQTCDIFFGTVAQNLRLVNPDASDAELEAATARAGLLDEIKRLPKGFDTRLQESGDGTLSSGFRQRLSLARVYLKSQAIMLYDEPGNNLDAESERLFLEAVNELRGKSTVFIVTHRPSHLKIADLVLYMEGGYLRAAGTPAEVSKILPNGFV; from the coding sequence ATGAAGAAAGCCATCCAGGAGGACACGATCAAGTTGGGGTCGTTTTCCGGACTGTGGATACCAGGAGTGACATCGTTCATCATCAACTTGTTGGGCCTGTTGGTCCCGTTGGCTCTGATCCAGGTCTACAACCGCATCCTGCCCAATCATGCCACGCAGACCCTCTCCCTGTTGGTGCTCGGGGTGCTGGTTGCCCTGGTGGTGGAGGCGGCCTTGCGCTCGGTACGGGCCTATCATATGGGCTGGATGGGCGCCCGGTTTGAGCATCAGGTCAGTTGCAACTCGTTCCGGCGCCTGCTCTACGCCGCACCCGAGGAGATCGAGAAAGCGGATGGCAGCAAATTCATGGAGGGGATGAACGCCATCAACCAGGTCGGTGAGCTCTATTCCGGACAGGCGCTGATGGCCTTGTTCGACCTGCCCTTTCTGGTCATGTACCTGTTTCTCGTCTACCTGCTGGCAGGCCCCCTGGCCCTGGTGCCCCTGGGCGCCCTCATTCTGATCAGCGTGCCTTCCGCCTACGTTGGCTTCTCACTGAAAAAAACGCTGAAGCAGGATATGGATCAAAAGCAGCGGCGTTACAGCTTTATCACCGAGACCCTGGACCGCATTCATTCCGTCAAGGCCCTGGCCATGGAATCACTCCTGTTGCGGCGCCATGAAATGTTGCTGATCAAAGGATTGCGTCAAACTTACGACCTGATCTTTCTGGGCGCCATCATGCCGGCGTTCTCCTCGTTCACGGCCCAGGGGATGACGGCCATGGTGATCGCCTTCGGGGCCATCCAGGTCATAGACGGAGATTTGACAACCGGTGGACTGGCAGCCTGCACCATGCTCGCCGGAAGATCGTTGCAACCCATCCAGGCACTGGTCGCCGGATGGACGCGGTTGCAGGCCATTCGCATGGCTCGCCAAGAGGTCAATGCCCTGCTCACCATTCCGCAACGGGAAAATCTGGCCGAACACGCCTCCGGGGAGCCGTTGAGCGGCGCCATTCAACTGCAAAACATCTCCTTCGAGGTCACCAAAAATACCGGATGGCAAAAACCTGGCGAACCCCCGCCCCCCGTACACAAAACAGCCATTCTGACCGACATCTCCCTGACCATCGACCCTGGGGAGTGCATCGGCATTGTCGGCGACAGTGGCAGCGGTAAAAGCACCTTCCTGAAACTGATCACCGGCGCGGCGCAGCCCACACAGGGAACCGTCCGGATCGATAGCCGCGAAGTCCATTTGTTGCCCCAACATCTCTCCGCACAAATTGGCTACATCCCCCAAAAAGGGACGCTGTTCAATGGGACGATTTTGCAAAATCTGACCATGTTCGACGATACCCGTCAATCCGTGGCATTGACCATGGCTGCCCGTTTGGGACTCGATGCCGTGGTGGCGCGCATGCCCAAAGGGTACCACACCGTGGTGGGTGACGGCGCCCAGGATACGTTGCCAGCCGGGGTCCAACAACGCATCGTCATCGCCCGTATTCTGGCGCGAGAACCCAAAATCCTGCTCTTCGACGAAGCCAACATGGCCATCGACTCCGCCGGAGACAATCTCCTGCGGACCTGCCTGGAAAACATGAAGGGGGAGTGTTCGATCATCCTGATCTCCCAACGCCCCTCCCTGCTGCGCATGGCGGATCGGGTTTTTCGCCTGCAAGGGGGCACGTTGCACCTCCTGGAAGATTTGATGGATGCCTTCCGGGTGGAAAAGCCCTCACCGACCTTGGCAAAACCTGTCGCCCATCCCGTGGTTGATCCGGGCCAGGGTCCAGAGGAAACCTTGCCCCAGACAAAACACGCTGACGCTCTGGCCTTGCTGGAACAACGCCGCTCCCTCTCCCAGGAGCAACAATGGCAGCTGTTTCTGGACCAGATGCATGTGCAGACCCCCTTTTCCCGCTGCCTGAAAGGTTTATTGACGGCCATGAGCTGGAAAGGAACGGCGCGTCAACTGGCCGAATCGGTTCCCCACCTCTCCGAAAAGCTCGATCTGACAAATTTTTGCTCCATCATGGCCAACCTGCACCATGTTTACCGGGAGGCACGCGGCAAACTGGAAAGCATCGATCCGCGGCTGATGCCGTTTTTGTTCGTTTCAAACAAAGGTCGTGTGGTGGTCGCCCTGGGGCGCCCCGAGAGTGGCGCCACCGAGGTGATCGATGGCGACGATGGCGAAAGAAAGGTCGTGCACCATCTTGGCGCAGGGCGCGCCTACCTCTTCTCCCTGCCTGGCGCCGAAGCCATCACGATCGGCAGTTGGGTACGCAGCCAGTTGCAACGTTTTCAGCCCCTGATCTGGACCATCATGGGCATCACCATCCTCGGCAATATCATGGGCTCCATGACCCCCCTCTTCGTGATGGCGGTCTATGGGCAGATCATCCCCAGCGGCGCCAAATCCATGGCACTGGTCTTGCTGGTGGGTTTGTTGCTGGCATTGCTGGTCGATGTGGCCGTTCGCGTTCAACGGGTTCGGCTCATGGCCTACATCGGCTCCAAGGCGGAACGCACCCTGAGCAGCGGCATCCTGGACCGGATCCTGGCCCTGCCAGCCGCCTATACGGAGAGGGTCTCGGTCGGAGTGCAGGTGGCCCGCATCCGCACCCTGGAAGTGATCCGGGAGATGTTGACCGGACCTCTGGCCTATCTCTACTACGACGCCCCTACATCCTTGTTCTACATGATCGTGCTGGGGATCATCAATCCTTCGGTCATCTTCTTCATGCTGCTGTTGATCCTGGGTCTCGTGCTGGTCGGGTTCATCATCTTTCCCGTCATGCGCGTCCGTTCCAGTCTTTCAACCCGCCTTGGCAGCCACCGGCAGGCCTTTCTGACCGAGGCTCTGCACCGGTTGCCGACCATCCAGGGTGTGCATGCCCAGGAGGTCTGGTATGACCGCTATCGTGACCTATCCGGCAAGGCCACGTTGGCCAACTTTCGGCTTAACCAGGTCACAGCCCTGCTCGGCACCATGTCTCAAACCATCACCATGGCAGCCGCCTTGGGAGTCATGAGCATGACCGCCCAGGGTGTCATGGAGGGAAAACTCACCAGTGGCGCCGTGATGGCCGCCATGCTGCTGACGTGGAGAATCTTTGGTCCGGTGCAAACCACCTTTTTGGGCATCGCTAAAATGGTTCAAGTTTTCAACAGCATGACCCAAACAGATCGCCTGATGGAGATCAAGGGAGAACGGGAGATCGGCGCCATCGCCCCGATGGGACGCACCTTTCAGGGCGAGGTGGTTTTCAACCGCGTCTCGTTCCGCTATCGCAACGATGCCGACCCCGCCTTGATTGGCGTCTCTTTTCGCGTCCCAGCCGGATCGGTGGTTACCGTGATCGGGGCCAATGGTTCCGGAAAATCGACCCTCCTCAAAATGATCCTGGGATTGTACACACCCCAGGCCGGCAGCATTCTGATCGACAATGGCGACATCCGGCAGACCGATCCCCTGGAGTTGCGCCAGGGCATCAGCTACCTGCCACAAACCTGCGACATCTTTTTCGGCACAGTGGCGCAAAACCTGCGCCTGGTCAACCCGGACGCCAGCGATGCCGAACTTGAGGCAGCCACGGCGCGGGCCGGTCTCCTGGATGAAATCAAGCGGCTTCCCAAGGGGTTCGACACCCGGTTGCAGGAAAGCGGCGACGGAACGCTCTCATCAGGATTCAGGCAACGCCTCTCTTTGGCTCGGGTCTACCTCAAAAGCCAGGCGATCATGCTCTATGACGAACCGGGCAACAATCTGGATGCGGAGAGTGAACGACTCTTTCTGGAAGCCGTCAACGAGCTGCGCGGCAAAAGCACAGTCTTCATCGTGACCCATCGCCCCAGCCACCTGAAGATCGCCGACCTGGTTCTCTACATGGAAGGGGGTTACCTGCGCGCCGCCGGAACACCAGCCGAGGTCAGCAAAATCCTGCCCAATGGCTTCGTCTGA
- a CDS encoding AAA family ATPase — MPPSSSSTPLTERQSQILRLVQLGLSNKEVARELKISEGTVKQHLLEVYRRLNVTNRTMAAEVGRRADSLFLPTTVEKGGGVRAKSGKSLPALTFPRFTAAMQPVTLVKVVIQASEALVNTLGSRGFARFNHMFREICQQESRRFEGALQGTPDGLLLLFGTPHLREDDPERAACCAHRIFHRTRQHWQEELDAIEFPLRICVFTGDLVINSDGDKTTLHGALLVHTSETMAEHCREWHAPCVDATTRHALTKLAGRYGQVPLPVPEGCLDLAPIPDLPFFGRTAELASLRQHKDLLLQGQSRSVVILGEAGFGKTRLVETFQTEWPSALPVRWLAGRCRPAAYHFPLHPLFAILETLAGCSPSDPASTRSGERLHQWVQTLPKPLVQPGKALIDWHTAADPALTSAPSNSRLVAAAEFITGVLRLEPTATVVFLDNLQWADPATHALLPLLVERLNGSAVWLLGAGRKAELRQLPAHTGMEPLPLPKLSTRFLADLLRRMLPAKIIQDATLFHLARWCRGVPLFAVEIAKHLQHIPDLSTVNNLTENDFFPLSLQGLILERIQGAGIDWRTARAIAAGGKITMSQLLALELHAEPNLTRSAAARLSQVGLLETSGMGPGQTLTFINGMVRAAIWHTLPEEDKKL, encoded by the coding sequence ATGCCCCCCTCCTCTTCTTCAACACCCCTGACGGAACGTCAAAGCCAGATTCTGCGCCTGGTGCAATTGGGTCTCAGCAACAAGGAAGTGGCGCGTGAGTTGAAAATCTCTGAAGGAACGGTCAAGCAGCACCTTCTCGAAGTCTATCGCCGGTTGAATGTCACCAACCGCACCATGGCTGCCGAAGTTGGCCGCCGCGCCGATTCGCTTTTTCTGCCGACAACAGTGGAAAAGGGGGGCGGAGTACGTGCCAAATCGGGAAAATCGCTGCCGGCATTGACCTTTCCCCGTTTTACCGCCGCCATGCAACCGGTCACCCTCGTCAAGGTTGTGATACAGGCCTCCGAGGCCCTGGTCAACACGTTGGGTAGCCGTGGTTTTGCCCGTTTCAACCACATGTTTCGTGAAATCTGCCAACAGGAGTCCCGCCGCTTCGAGGGTGCGTTGCAAGGCACGCCTGACGGATTGTTGTTGTTGTTCGGAACACCCCATCTGCGGGAAGACGACCCTGAACGAGCCGCATGCTGCGCCCACCGCATTTTCCACCGGACCCGCCAACACTGGCAAGAAGAGCTGGACGCCATCGAGTTTCCCCTGCGCATATGCGTCTTTACCGGCGACCTGGTGATCAACTCGGATGGCGATAAAACCACCCTGCACGGCGCCCTACTGGTCCACACCAGCGAGACCATGGCCGAGCATTGCCGAGAGTGGCATGCCCCTTGTGTCGACGCCACAACGCGCCATGCCCTGACAAAACTTGCCGGACGTTATGGCCAGGTTCCCTTGCCGGTGCCGGAGGGGTGTCTGGACCTTGCGCCGATTCCGGATCTCCCTTTTTTTGGCCGCACCGCAGAGTTGGCATCTCTTCGCCAGCACAAAGATCTTCTATTGCAGGGACAAAGCCGCTCGGTGGTTATCCTGGGAGAGGCGGGTTTTGGCAAAACCCGCCTGGTCGAGACCTTTCAAACCGAATGGCCATCCGCCCTGCCGGTTCGCTGGCTGGCAGGAAGGTGTCGCCCAGCGGCGTACCACTTTCCGCTGCACCCATTGTTCGCGATCCTGGAGACACTGGCGGGTTGCTCGCCATCCGACCCGGCCTCCACGCGGTCCGGGGAACGTCTGCATCAGTGGGTCCAGACCCTCCCCAAACCTCTGGTGCAACCAGGAAAAGCCCTGATCGACTGGCACACGGCAGCCGATCCCGCTTTGACATCCGCACCATCCAACAGCCGTTTGGTCGCGGCTGCGGAGTTCATCACCGGGGTCTTGCGGTTGGAACCCACCGCCACGGTTGTGTTCCTGGACAATCTGCAATGGGCCGATCCAGCCACGCATGCGCTGCTTCCCCTCCTGGTGGAGCGGCTCAATGGAAGCGCCGTCTGGCTCCTGGGCGCGGGACGCAAAGCGGAGTTACGCCAGCTTCCAGCCCACACAGGCATGGAGCCCCTGCCGCTCCCAAAACTCTCCACGCGCTTTCTGGCCGACCTGTTACGCCGCATGTTGCCGGCGAAAATCATTCAGGATGCCACCTTGTTTCATCTGGCACGCTGGTGCCGGGGGGTGCCACTGTTCGCCGTGGAGATCGCCAAACATCTGCAACATATTCCTGATTTGTCCACCGTGAACAACCTCACCGAAAACGACTTTTTCCCCCTCTCTTTGCAGGGTCTGATCCTGGAGCGGATTCAAGGTGCCGGCATCGATTGGCGCACAGCGCGCGCCATCGCCGCCGGTGGCAAAATCACCATGAGCCAGCTTCTCGCCCTGGAGTTGCATGCAGAGCCCAACCTGACCAGGAGTGCCGCAGCCCGATTGTCACAGGTGGGGCTCCTGGAAACATCGGGGATGGGGCCGGGACAAACCCTGACCTTCATCAATGGCATGGTCCGCGCCGCCATCTGGCATACCCTGCCAGAGGAGGATAAGAAGCTATAG